One genomic segment of Pandoraea sputorum includes these proteins:
- a CDS encoding 4,5-dihydroxyphthalate decarboxylase — translation MSRISLSLAINDYDHVRDLLDARIAVTGIDLVPSVLPVEEIFYRTTHFQEWDLSEMSLAKYASLRSQGDDRLIGLPVFPSRVFRLSSLYVKADGGVVSPGDLRGKRIGVPEWAQTASVYSRGWLAHDQGVALTEVEWVQGGVNQAGRREKVAVRVPEGVRYRPSPDKSLTAMLLDGEVDAILSARPPSPPAGREHEIVRLLPDFETAERAYFERSGIFPIMHLIVMRRDVFTANRWIANNLVKAFTQAKDASIARLEDITCSHFPLPWMSQRAAEARAMFGGDPWPYGVAPNRITLDAFLRFAFEQGVCHRPMQADDLFPPEVSAAVRV, via the coding sequence ATGTCCAGAATCTCGCTGTCCCTCGCCATCAACGACTACGACCACGTGCGCGATCTGCTCGACGCTCGCATCGCTGTCACCGGCATCGATCTCGTGCCGTCGGTCTTGCCGGTTGAAGAGATCTTCTATCGCACCACGCATTTTCAGGAGTGGGACCTCTCGGAGATGTCGCTCGCAAAGTATGCGTCGCTGCGCTCGCAGGGCGACGACCGGTTGATCGGCCTGCCGGTGTTTCCGTCGCGCGTCTTTCGCCTGTCGTCGCTCTATGTGAAGGCAGACGGCGGCGTGGTGTCGCCCGGTGACTTGCGCGGCAAGCGCATCGGTGTGCCCGAGTGGGCGCAGACGGCGTCGGTCTACTCGCGCGGCTGGCTCGCCCACGATCAGGGCGTTGCGCTCACGGAGGTCGAGTGGGTGCAGGGCGGCGTGAATCAGGCGGGACGCCGCGAGAAAGTCGCCGTGCGTGTGCCGGAAGGCGTGCGCTATCGCCCCTCGCCCGACAAATCGCTCACCGCCATGCTGCTCGACGGCGAGGTCGACGCCATTCTCAGCGCACGTCCGCCTTCACCGCCCGCCGGACGCGAGCACGAGATCGTGCGTCTGCTACCTGACTTCGAGACGGCCGAGCGCGCCTATTTCGAGCGCAGCGGCATCTTCCCGATCATGCATCTGATCGTCATGCGACGCGATGTCTTCACGGCGAATCGCTGGATCGCCAACAACCTCGTCAAAGCGTTCACGCAGGCGAAGGACGCCAGCATCGCCCGTCTCGAAGACATCACCTGCTCGCACTTCCCGCTCCCATGGATGAGCCAGCGTGCCGCCGAAGCGCGCGCGATGTTCGGGGGCGATCCGTGGCCTTATGGCGTCGCCCCCAATCGCATCACGCTCGACGCCTTTCTGCGATTCGCCTTCGAACAAGGCGTCTGTCATCGCCCGATGCAGGCCGACGATCTGTTTCCTCCCGAGGTGAGCGCCGCCGTGCGGGTTTGA
- a CDS encoding class II aldolase/adducin family protein has translation MLDGFGHVSVRDPRNAAHFLIAQSMAPELVTPDDILTLDLDCQPVDGDTRKRYLETWIHSEIYRARPDVKAIVHSHSPSVIPFAASSVRLRPVYHMAGFLGSGAPVFDIRHCFGCTDMLVRNGEQGKALADTLGDSDVALMRGHGFVATAPTLPAAVYRAIYTELNAGMQSTAIALGGEVTYLSEEEGKRSTETNLGVMERPWTLWKRQAAALRRD, from the coding sequence GTGCTCGACGGCTTCGGGCATGTAAGCGTGCGCGACCCGCGCAACGCGGCGCACTTTCTGATCGCGCAATCGATGGCCCCCGAGCTGGTCACGCCGGACGACATTCTTACGCTCGACCTCGATTGCCAGCCGGTCGACGGCGACACGCGCAAGCGCTATCTGGAGACGTGGATTCACAGCGAGATCTATCGTGCGCGTCCGGACGTCAAGGCCATCGTGCACAGTCATTCACCGTCGGTGATTCCGTTTGCAGCGTCGTCGGTGCGACTGCGTCCCGTCTACCACATGGCCGGTTTTCTCGGCAGCGGCGCGCCGGTGTTCGACATCCGTCATTGCTTCGGCTGTACGGACATGCTCGTGCGCAACGGCGAGCAAGGTAAAGCGCTGGCCGACACGCTGGGCGACTCGGACGTCGCGCTCATGCGCGGACATGGCTTCGTGGCGACCGCGCCCACGCTGCCCGCCGCCGTCTATCGCGCGATCTACACCGAACTGAACGCCGGTATGCAATCGACCGCCATCGCGCTCGGCGGCGAGGTGACCTATCTCAGCGAAGAGGAAGGCAAACGCTCCACGGAAACCAACCTCGGCGTAATGGAGCGTCCGTGGACGTTGTGGAAACGTCAGGCGGCGGCCTTGCGCCGCGACTGA
- a CDS encoding cupin domain-containing protein — protein sequence MNLLDRLLTLIPVTGQLDFRCHFGAPWRIDEGRSADSQIAWHLLLSGTATVASGDGPPVVMTAGDIVMFPTGDAHSLSEGEGGPTEPPRFEPGAGFTIVRQGDDEAADAADVLCGRFFFGTVPYGLLQTYLPARMVVRGGRQGVNGDEAPAPGSIGDRLARLIALMRDETMAQEPGCEALVGNLSGALFAMTLRAASEGESSSRGLLALAREPRLQPALAAMFDAPARPWSLPDLAALCHMSRATFSRRFDEAAGCSAHDFLAEIRMAIAGRKLASTTASVADIGESVGYQSDAAFQRVFKKVVGVTPAQWRTRARQTHEIHEGDQSRRKAAA from the coding sequence ATGAATTTGCTGGATCGTCTGCTGACGCTGATTCCCGTGACTGGGCAGCTTGATTTTCGTTGTCACTTCGGCGCGCCGTGGCGCATTGACGAGGGGCGCTCGGCCGACAGTCAGATCGCGTGGCACTTGCTGCTGAGCGGCACCGCGACGGTTGCGTCCGGCGATGGGCCGCCGGTCGTCATGACGGCGGGCGACATCGTCATGTTTCCGACGGGGGATGCGCACTCATTGAGCGAGGGAGAGGGCGGCCCGACCGAGCCACCGCGCTTCGAGCCGGGGGCTGGCTTCACCATCGTGCGGCAGGGGGACGACGAAGCGGCCGATGCCGCTGATGTGCTTTGCGGCCGCTTCTTTTTCGGTACGGTGCCTTACGGTCTGCTTCAGACGTATTTGCCTGCACGCATGGTCGTGCGTGGCGGACGTCAGGGGGTGAACGGGGATGAAGCCCCCGCGCCCGGGAGCATCGGGGATCGGCTGGCGCGTCTGATTGCGCTCATGCGGGACGAGACGATGGCGCAAGAGCCGGGTTGCGAAGCACTCGTCGGGAATCTCTCCGGTGCGTTGTTTGCGATGACGCTGCGCGCGGCGAGTGAGGGGGAGAGTTCGTCGCGCGGATTGCTGGCGCTCGCTCGCGAGCCGCGCTTGCAACCGGCGCTCGCGGCGATGTTCGATGCCCCGGCACGGCCATGGTCTTTACCCGATCTGGCGGCGCTGTGTCATATGTCGCGCGCCACGTTTTCCAGACGCTTCGACGAGGCCGCAGGCTGTTCAGCCCACGACTTCCTCGCCGAGATCCGCATGGCCATCGCGGGGCGAAAGCTCGCGAGCACGACGGCGTCGGTGGCGGACATCGGCGAGTCGGTCGGCTATCAGTCCGACGCTGCGTTTCAGCGCGTGTTCAAGAAGGTCGTTGGCGTGACGCCCGCGCAATGGCGCACGCGGGCGCGTCAGACCCATGAGATCCATGAAGGCGATCAGTCGCGGCGCAAGGCCGCCGCCTGA
- a CDS encoding carboxymuconolactone decarboxylase family protein, with protein MSRISAISPQDATGQTAELFARIEAGVGKVPNLYATIGAHAPDVLANVLALDAVIAKTSLAKKDIETIRLVVSEVGGCDYCVAAHTLIGKMSGLAPQAMRAVRAGVVSGDDHRDALAHFVRNLVTTNGTIDKSEYQRIRDAGFTERQVIEIALVMSGITFTNLVNRINDTDLDFPRAD; from the coding sequence ATGAGCCGTATTTCTGCCATCTCGCCGCAAGACGCCACCGGTCAAACTGCCGAACTGTTCGCCAGGATCGAGGCGGGCGTGGGCAAGGTGCCGAACCTGTACGCCACCATCGGCGCTCACGCGCCGGACGTGCTCGCCAACGTCCTCGCCCTCGACGCCGTCATCGCCAAGACCAGCCTCGCGAAAAAGGACATCGAAACGATCCGTCTCGTCGTGAGCGAAGTCGGCGGTTGCGACTACTGCGTGGCAGCCCACACACTGATCGGCAAGATGTCGGGACTCGCACCGCAAGCCATGCGTGCAGTGCGTGCGGGTGTCGTGTCGGGCGACGACCATCGCGACGCTCTCGCTCACTTCGTGCGCAATCTGGTGACCACGAACGGCACCATCGACAAGAGCGAATATCAGCGCATTCGCGACGCTGGCTTCACGGAGCGTCAGGTCATCGAGATCGCGCTGGTGATGTCGGGCATCACGTTCACGAATCTGGTCAATCGCATCAACGACACGGATCTCGATTTCCCGCGTGCCGACTGA